The following nucleotide sequence is from candidate division KSB1 bacterium.
ATTTTAGGTGCAAGTCTGATTCTTCTTGCAATTGCATTTGATCTTCAAAAAGCGCTCAAAAAGATTTCAGAAAAAACAACTATTTTTATTGCTGCTTGTGGTGTTCTGGTTTATGCAGGCATTGGTGCGATTAGCATAATACTTGGAGGCAATTTCCTCGATTATAGCGCTTGGCATATCGTGCTACCCGCTACAGATGAAATCATGGCAAGATCCCATGGTATGCTTGGAGTAGAAATTGGGGTTGCACTAACGGTAGTTGCTATTATGTTCTCGATTTATGTAGATTTAGCTTCTCATGGCAGGCTGGACAGAGGATTATAATGGACATAATCATCGCTAAATATAATTATTTTATTTTTGTCATATTGCTGATGATCGGTCTTTGGGCGATGATGGCCAAAAACAATTTGGTGAAAAAAATCATCGGAATGTCTATTTTTCAAACAGCCGTGATCTTGTTTTATATCTCAATTGGTACAAAAGAAGGATCAACAATTCCAATTTTGGAACACGGTCATGAAGTAGCTGGTCATGTAGAAAATGTCATTCATGCTGCAGATTATGCCAATCCATTGACACAAATCTTAATGCTTACTGCAATTGTCGTTGGGGTCAGCACACTGGGGGTTGCTCTTGGTTTAATTCAGAAAATTTACAAAGAATATGGCACGGTTGAAGAAGACGAGATTTTGGAACAGATAAAATAATGTTAGATATCTTTCCTAGAACAGTTGTAGAGCATGCGCCGGTTTTAATTGTTGTTATTCCACTATTGTTCGCTTTAATTACCACAATTGTTAGTTATACCAACGAAAGATTGGCTTTACCTCTAACCATCGTGGCAATGAGCAGTACCTTTGTAGCTGCACTAATAACCCTTGTTCGAGTCCTTAATGAAGGGGCAATATCCTATCATTTGGGGGGTTGGAGCCCGCCTATTGGAATAAGCTACAACGTCGATCATCTAAACGCTCCGGTTCTCTTAATGATTACAGTAGTTTCGTTATTAACTGCTATTTATTCAAAGGAAGTCGTTAAAAAGGAATTACCGGGAAAAATCGTACCGTTTTATGTTATCTATACCCTTTCCGTCACCGGTTTAGTTGGAATGACAATAACAGGCGATGTTTTTAATCTTTATGTTTTATTAGAAATAGCTGCATTGAGCGCTTACGCTTTGATAGCGATGGGTGGCGGCAGGGCCTACATGGCAACATTTAATTATTTGATATTTGGCACAATCGGAGCAAGTTTTTACTTATTGGGAGTCGGCTATTTACTCCTCAAAACCGGTTCGTTAAATATGCTCGACATTGGTCAACTGCTGCCTGCACTTTATTCGAGTAAAGCAGTATTGACTGCTTTTATTTTGGTCATGGTTGGCATGTGGGTTAAAATGGCATTTTTTCCGATGCATGGATGGCTGCCGAATGCATATGCTTACGCACCAACTGCGTCGGCCTGTCTTTTAGGTCCCTTAATGACGAAAGTTTCTGTGTATGTGATGATTCGAATCATGTTTACCGTATTTTCATCTGACTTTACTTTCAATGTTCTTAAATGGCAAAACCTGATTGTGTGGTGGGCTGTGATTGCTATTATTGCCGGTTCCCTCTTTGCCTTATCCCAGAGAGATCTCAGGAAAATGCTGACGTACATCGTTGTTGCAGAAATAGGGTATATGGTTGGCGGTGTTTGGCTTGCAAATAAATTGGGTATTACCGGGGCGATCTATCATATTTTTAGCGATGCTATGATGACACTCTGTCTATTTATGGCAATGGGGTGTATCATTTATAGAACAAAGAGTCGCTCTTTCGAAAGTATGAGAGGAATTTTTAGAAAGATGCCTGTAACCATGGTCGCATTTGTGATTGGAGCATTTGCCATGATTGGCATTCCGCCCACATGTGGGTTTTTCAGCAAATGGTATCTTATCTCCGGCGCGATTCAAGCCGGACATTGGGGCTTTGGTGCTGCTTTGGTTTTTTCAAGTTTAATCAACGCGGTTATGTTTTTCAGATTATTTGAAATTGGTTATTATCGAAAATTTACTGGAAATGAAGATCACGATCATCATGATGAAAAGATAACGATGGAAGAAGCGCCAATGAGTATGGTCGTGCCCTTGGTGATCGTTAGTATATCATTAATATTACTAGGTTTATACACAAACGAAATAGTCACCAATTTGATTGATTTTGTTATACCCGAAGGCATACTTTGAGACTTGGATCTGGGATTTGTAGAATATGAAAAATATCGTTTCATACACACCTTTACTTGTTGTCTTAGTTTCTGCAATAGCCATCATTCCCATATCGTTTAGCAGCCGCAAACCCAATATACGTGAATTTTGGACCCTATTGGCTGCAAGTGCGAAATTTCTATTAGTCGTTTCTATGCTGCCCTGGATTCTTGATGGCAACACTTATGAGTTGACCCTTTTCAAGGTGCTTCCCGGCCTGGCAATACAATTTAAAGTAGATGCTTTTGGCATGCTGTTCGCTCTTGTGGCTTCCTCACTTTGGATTATTACATCGGTTTACTCGATTGGTTATATGCGCGGCCTCAACGAACACGCACAAACACGGTATTTCAAATTTTTTGCCTTATCGTTATCTGCAACCCTGGGTGTTGCCTTTGCCAGCAATCTGTTTACGTTGTATCTATTTTATGAAATGCTTTCGCTATCTACATTTCCGTTGGTTACTCACCACCAGGATGAAGAGGCTAGATCGGGTGGCAGAAAATATCTAACCTATTTACTTGGCACATCCATTGGCTTTGTTCTCCCGGCTATGTTGATCACCTATGCGATCACCGGCGATTTGACCTTTTCATCTGAAGGCGTATTTGTAGGGAAAACAATTGTTTTTCCTTTGTGGATCCTGTTACTACTTTTTTTGTTTGGATTTGCTAAAGCAGGTATCATGCCTTTTCATTCCTGGTTGCCAGGCGCCATGGTAGCCCCGACACCGGTAAGCGCTTTATTACATGCTGTTGCAGTTGTGAAAGTGGGTGTTTTTTGTATCGTTAGAGTACTTACCGGAATTTTTGGCGTCGACTTGTTAATCGCTGAAAATCTTAACACAGTGGTCGTTTTTATTGCGGGATTTACCGTAATTACATCCTCCTTAATTGCACTCACGCAAGATAGCTTAAAGCGCCGATTAGCATTCTCAACTATCGGACAATTATCTTACATCGTCATGGGCGTTGGGCTTGCTTCAAAATTGGGTGTTATTGGCGGTATGACCCACATTGCAATGCACGCATTTGGCAAGATCACGTTATTTTTCTGTGCCGGCGCCATCTTTGTCGCAACAGGGAAAAAGTATATTAGCGAAATGGTAGGAATTGGCAAAAGAATGCCAATTACGATGTTTGCTTTTTTTATTGGTTCATTAAGTGTAATTGGCCTACCGCCGGCAGGAGGTTTGATTAGCAAATGGTATATGGTCCTGGGCGCCCTGGAAGCAGATAAAATTGCAATTCTGGTAATCTACCTGGTTAGCTCCCTGCTGAATGCAGCTTATTTTCTACCCATCGTTTACAAAGCTTTTTTTTGCACTCCGGAAGAATCTTTATTTGAAGATAAAATTGAGGAAGCGCCTAAGTGGTGTGTGATTCCGCCGGTAGTGACTGCGCTTTGCACAATCGTGTT
It contains:
- a CDS encoding cation:proton antiporter subunit C, with amino-acid sequence MDIIIAKYNYFIFVILLMIGLWAMMAKNNLVKKIIGMSIFQTAVILFYISIGTKEGSTIPILEHGHEVAGHVENVIHAADYANPLTQILMLTAIVVGVSTLGVALGLIQKIYKEYGTVEEDEILEQIK
- a CDS encoding monovalent cation/H+ antiporter subunit D family protein, giving the protein MLDIFPRTVVEHAPVLIVVIPLLFALITTIVSYTNERLALPLTIVAMSSTFVAALITLVRVLNEGAISYHLGGWSPPIGISYNVDHLNAPVLLMITVVSLLTAIYSKEVVKKELPGKIVPFYVIYTLSVTGLVGMTITGDVFNLYVLLEIAALSAYALIAMGGGRAYMATFNYLIFGTIGASFYLLGVGYLLLKTGSLNMLDIGQLLPALYSSKAVLTAFILVMVGMWVKMAFFPMHGWLPNAYAYAPTASACLLGPLMTKVSVYVMIRIMFTVFSSDFTFNVLKWQNLIVWWAVIAIIAGSLFALSQRDLRKMLTYIVVAEIGYMVGGVWLANKLGITGAIYHIFSDAMMTLCLFMAMGCIIYRTKSRSFESMRGIFRKMPVTMVAFVIGAFAMIGIPPTCGFFSKWYLISGAIQAGHWGFGAALVFSSLINAVMFFRLFEIGYYRKFTGNEDHDHHDEKITMEEAPMSMVVPLVIVSISLILLGLYTNEIVTNLIDFVIPEGIL
- a CDS encoding monovalent cation/H+ antiporter subunit D family protein, which gives rise to MKNIVSYTPLLVVLVSAIAIIPISFSSRKPNIREFWTLLAASAKFLLVVSMLPWILDGNTYELTLFKVLPGLAIQFKVDAFGMLFALVASSLWIITSVYSIGYMRGLNEHAQTRYFKFFALSLSATLGVAFASNLFTLYLFYEMLSLSTFPLVTHHQDEEARSGGRKYLTYLLGTSIGFVLPAMLITYAITGDLTFSSEGVFVGKTIVFPLWILLLLFLFGFAKAGIMPFHSWLPGAMVAPTPVSALLHAVAVVKVGVFCIVRVLTGIFGVDLLIAENLNTVVVFIAGFTVITSSLIALTQDSLKRRLAFSTIGQLSYIVMGVGLASKLGVIGGMTHIAMHAFGKITLFFCAGAIFVATGKKYISEMVGIGKRMPITMFAFFIGSLSVIGLPPAGGLISKWYMVLGALEADKIAILVIYLVSSLLNAAYFLPIVYKAFFCTPEESLFEDKIEEAPKWCVIPPVVTALCTIVFFFYPQPFFNLAKLAVQ